The Hemibagrus wyckioides isolate EC202008001 linkage group LG26, SWU_Hwy_1.0, whole genome shotgun sequence DNA window CAGGGTTTATTAgggctgggggaaaaaaaataaataaatagcacacTCCTAAATTAATCTGCATTATTACAATAattagtattttacattttaaacatccAATTAACCTTGCacaaggtttttatttttcaatcaaATTCATCAACTTTAGATTAATACCAGATGTTTTCCACCTACCTGGAAAACGAACCACCCTGTTGCCTCACTCGGAAGGATAAAAGATGAAATTAATAACTTTATGGAGAAACTATGAATCATTACATAGTCCAACACACAACGTTGCAATTTAATTACAAACATTGGATTAAGTGAAACAGAACACAGGGGAATTTACATAGACATTTGCTAAAGgtttatgcattattaaaaaagcCCTGACATTGTTTTTTCATTGAACTGCTCCGCTAATTAAAGCAATTAATACATGCATTAGTGTTCAGATATATGATAATTAGCCATTAGCATGAGTGTTTTGGCTGTGTCACAATTTATACAGTGTATTTTCTCACCCAGTCTGACCCAATTCTCTCATTGAAACTTTTGACTTTTAAAGCTGATAAATATTTCTGCACATTCAAGTCAATTACAATTTATTTCTGTAGGGCTTTTAACGATAgacactgtcacaaagcagctttataaaatatatatatatgtttttcctccttgagaggaatcagattcaaaagggaacctcatcctcatctactATATGGTTAAAAAGTGGAACTGAGTTACCAAGAAATACATTTTAGTTCTAATATGATGTTTGATGAAGTTATGAAAAACTTTTTACTGATGGAGACTATTATGCAgcacactgaccaggcataacattatgaccacctgtctaatatcgtgttggtcccactttttgctgccagaatagccctgacccgtcatgcactgtgtattctgacacctttctaacagaaccagcattaacttcttcagcaatttgagcaacagtagctcatctgttggatcggatcacacgggccagccttctctccccatgtgaaTCAATGGTCCTTGGCCGTCCATGtccctgttcaccactgttccttccttggaccacttttaatagatactgaccactgcagaccgggaacaccccacaagggctgcagttttggagatgctctgatccagtcgtctagccatcacagtctggcccttcatcaaactcgcttaaatccttacgcttgtccatttttcctgcttctaacacatcaactttgaggacaaaatgttcactgcctaatatatcccacccactaacagtaATCaactaatcaactgatcttggcttaccatagactcaggtgtgacttctgcttggttggaatgaaaacctgtgcCTACAcctgccctttgcagataagattggacacccctggtctaaAGTCATCTCCATGGTTTCTGAGTGGTATCATCCACATCAATCCCATGTACCTCCAAGCTGCCCATCTTCAGCAGCAATAATCAGCCTCTAAGTCTTGAGACTCCAAGCAGAAAGGGCATTAGGGCATTATGAACAGTAGGTTCCCCGTGACCTTACTGTTATTGTGGTAACTAGGTATCAGATATTATTTTAGCATATCAAATGACATTTGTGACAATGTGGTAAGTCTCCAGTAGCTAGTACTCAGGGGTAGAGGGGGGGGAGCCCCTTGCTCAATTACCACCCACAATCTTATTATATGAAGACAcctccagcatgacaataaaCCCTCTAAGAGTTAATAAGAGTTCTCTCTATGCTGTTTTCTTCCCTATTAGCATATTCAGTGATCTAttggagattaaaaaaaatctcccgTTTTCAAAACGATGATCATGTTATGAACTATTTCTAAAGTGTCACATGAAAAGTTTAAGGAAGTACAACTAGAGATGATGAAAAGGTACACATATTTAAGCAAGATTAAGTTTAAGAAACCATAGTAATGTGTCAGGcttttaaaaaatccatttctattcaataaatgtaaatgcatttatttactttattctcatgtattacaaaaaaaaaacctcttttcTGATGGAGACTATTGTGTGCAACACACCGACCAGGCAAaaccttatgaccacctgcctaatattgtgttggtcccctttttgctgccagaacagccctgacctgtcatgcactgtgtattctgacacctttctatcagaaccagcattaacttcttcagcaatttgagcaacagtagctcgtctgttggatcggatcacacgggtcagccttcgctccccacgtgcatcaatgatccttgaccacccatgaccctgtctctgattcaccactgttccttccttggaccacttttgatagacactgaccactgcagactgggaacaccccacaagagctgcagtttttggagaggctctgatccagtggtctagccatcacaatctggcccttcatcaaactcgcttaaatccttacgcttgtccatttttcctgcttctaacacatcaactttgaggacataatgttcacttgctgcctaatatatcccacccactaacaggtgccatgatgaggagatcatcagtgttattcacttcacctctcactgttcataatgttatggctgatcgaaGTACACCTGTTGtactggttttattttatttaactgatttaACGTCTATTTAGTGGCTGCATTTGTTTCCCCATGAAgtacaaatcaaataaaataaaagaaataaattaatagacACAAGTTTCTACTGATCTCAGATGTATTCAAtcattgtttcttttgtttcctttgtttcACACTGGAGCTCTGGGTCAACTGTAGCTAACAAATAAAGGCTTGTAAATCTTTTCGGTAAATGTACTCACCTTCAAGGCTGTAAGGAAAGGATTTTAGGTTGTTCCATTAGAGAAAAGAATTCTCTGGAGAACCTTATAACAATCTAGAGAGAGCTTTTCTTTCAGTACGCCTTCCCTTTAAACAATCCAGAGTTTATAATCAGCCAAAGAACCTTTGAATaatctatttaaaaatataatgtatataattattatCATATACTGTTTAGACCACATTTGATTGTGATTTCCTAAAACATGGAGTCATGTGCACTGCGCTCCATCAGTCTGCTAAGTGCCGCAGATCTTTCGAATACTTTTCCTAGCCACAAGCTTCTGGACCAATCAGGATGCAAGCTGAACATCCTCTGCAGTTTTCAGTGACAATAGCAATGTTTAGATTAAAGCGTTTTGCATGCAGGAAGTGATCGGTGGTCGGTCGTCTATTGTGCGAGTCAAGCTAGTTCTTTCTTTAAAAGTCACATTATTTGTCGGAATGTACCAAATACTCTAAAGTTCTGGCTTAAAAAACCTGGTCTACTATCAAATAATCTGTGCGCCGTGTGCTAATACTTCATAAAAACAAGCCGTAAATGAAACACTTCCTTTGGATTAGCAAACAGACTCAGATTCGATGCCTGTAAAGCACGACAAAGTGCTTCATGCCAGGAAGCTACTTCATACTAACAAGCCACTCGCGCTGCAGGTTCATAAAGCCGTCCCATACATTAACTCTGTAAACAAAGCACTACAGTGACGAATGCTTGGCTTACGCTTGCCGTAATTAAATCATCACATTTAATCAGAGGACGTACTCCAGGAGAGCTCTCTCTCCGAATAGAGAGGCTATGTCTCCATACGGCCAAGGCGATTAAAGACGCATCAGCTAAATGAGTTCTCCATCGCCATGGGGGACCTTCTGTCGGCAGGAGCCAAGGACACAAGCACCTCTCACAACTCCAGCCCTGCTGGACACTAATGAAGCCGGCGCTGCCTACAAGTTTTCTCTCATGCTGATCTATTAGCAGCTTCTGCTAAACCCGAGCCCTGAGCCGGACTGTTTAACGAGAAATGGACGAGCAGAGATGACTTACAAGTTCATGACATGGGAGGAAATAAAGGCCCTGTTGCATCAGCTGCGTGAAAAAGTGAGTTCAGTGGAATAGGATTGTACAGTTTACAGCAATGAAACATATTCACTTTAATGAAATAGGCCTATGATTTGAAGCAACTTTATAATATTATAGTCCCATAATTCTGCTCATGTTTaatattattgtgtttgtttcatATATATAATCTACATATtaactacactgatcaggcataacattatgaccacctgcctaatattgtgccgGTCACCctttttgctaccaaaacagccctgacctgtggaGGTGGACTCcagtagatccctgaaggtgtgctgtagtatctggcaccaagatgttagcagcagatcctttaagtcttgtattTTGTGAGGTGGTGCCACCATAAAGGATACTTccaggatacttttgatagatactgaccactgcacaccgggaacaccccacaagagctgcagttttggagacgctctgatccaatggtctagccatcagaatttggcccttcgtcaatctcgctcaaatccttacgcttgcccatttttcctgcttctaacacatcgactttgaggataaaatgttcacttgctgcctctaatatatcccacccactaacaggagccatgatgaggagatcatcagtgttattaacttcacctctcactgctcataatgttatggctgatccaTAATGtctatggtttctatagcaacacagggacttgtatgatGGACACATCAGATAAACTAATTTAAAAGAAGACGTTCATTTagtatttttggaaggagtctccagtttcagatctttgtaacagtcagagataaagctcTAACTTGAAATGTTCGGGAAACAGGATGTGAGGTTTCTtaataacatgacaagctgtattTATTTTGGTCTTAGAGAGAAACATTTCAGTATGTGGTTCAATGTAAATCTATAGGGAATTTATTCAGGGCTTCAATTTCACTGCTAGATGATTAGATGGGACTCACTAAACCTgggtattaacacacacacgttgtacCTTTATTTGTAAAGGAACACTGGTAGGGACCTAGCTGTTGCACGTTTTTGTGGGTAAATTTACAGCCTACCTTtcggagtgtgagtgtgttttaataaaagctcctaacatataaataaatgatgtgtgtaaaatgtttattgcaAAAATGACATGCTAGCATGTATAACAGGAGAATAAACCAAACACATAcatcagtctgtttttttttttttttttggaagaacaATAAGGTCCAGTGATCTCATAGCTATCCACAGACCTGGTCATAATCATAACAGGTCAGCAGGATAACATGTTGTCTccatctagtggacaaacaacacaaagacacagcTGCTTATTCAGTTTTATCATCCCGGTCCTGCGCTGAAATCTTATGGCAGCCAcagtgtaaacaaacacaaagtcTCTCAAACATTTATAACATTAAGAGACTTTTAAAATACTGGATGTGGGAAAGCACACCATGTTCAGTGAGCACTGACCAAAGGGGTCATtttacagagagaaaaaaaaataaaaacaaggctAAATGGAAAATGCAGGGGGGGAAAAATCccttattaaatattagtctctTGGTGAATGGATGACATTTgttgagttttattttttttattattaaatacgtCGAGCTTGGCGAGATGACTTCTTATCCTTGGCTTGTGCTGTTGTCAGAGGCctggaaaagaaaggaagacacAAAGATTACAAACACAGATATATCAgtaatgttaaatattaaaccATATTAAACCACATTAAGCTAAGTGATGGTCAGAAGTAGTAATagacacagtcatatacatatagagtgtaatcATATACAGTTAAGGACAAGAGCAGATCCTTAATacaagttttaaaaaaacaaaaaagggaaaagcatGCTCTGCCCTGGGCTGACTGTGACATACTATACGTTCATGACCTCATTTTATGACCGTGATATCCTTTGTCTTGacctagaaattctttctgcTCTGTTTGTGCATTTAGATAACCCTTTTCTTAATAAACTCGCCAAACCCCCAGTGAACACATCAACCACCACGTCTGTTCCTGTTgacgtcttttgtttacctttagataacactgaatattacaccatcCTTCTGTATAAATAGTCCCTGTACATCTCAGTAAATATCCAAGAGTTTTGCTATTCAATCACCGTCTCTGTGGTTCTTTGGCAAAAAGCTTCCCTGATATCAGCAGAGCTAGCGGCAGTGGCGCGGCTCAGGCTTCTACCCCGAGTGAACCCGAAAATTCTGACAAAAGAAAAAGTATTTTGGTAATGATTTATTAATGGTTTGAATGTTTGAACATGTGCACACTTGATCACAGGTGGaaaagtggatggatggatgcatgcatagatggatggatggatggatggatggatgggtggtggatggatgggtggatgagtggttggatggatgggtggatggatggatggatggatgggtgggtgactgaatggatggatgggtggagggATGGGTGGGTGActgaacggatggatggatggatggatggatgggtgactGAATAGATGGATTTGGATGGTtgggatgaaaggatggatgggtgggtgactGAATAGATGGATTTGGATGCTtgggatgaaaggatggatgaatgggtgggtgactgaatggatgggtgggtgactgaatggatggatgggatgaaaggatggatgaatggatgggtgggtggatggttggttggatgggtgggtgactggaaggatggatgggtggagggATGGGTGGGTGActgaacggatggatggatggatggatggatggatagatggatgggtggatggatggatggatagatggatgggtgggtgggtgggtggatggatggatggtaggATGGATGGGTGACTGAATAGATGGATTTGGATGGTtgggatgaaaggatggatgggtgggtgactgaatggatgggtgggtgactGAATAGATGGATTTGGATGGTtgggatgaaaggatggatgaatgggtgggtgactgaatggatgggtgggtgactgaatggatggatgggtgactGAATAGATGGATTTGGATGGTtgggatgaaaggatggatgaatggatgggtggttgGATGGGTGGGTGACTGGAAGGATGGATTTGGATGGTtgggatgaaaggatggatgggtgtgtggatggatggatgggttggatggatttgggtggctggatagatggaaggaaggaaggtaggaaagaaaaacaaaaaaagacgaagaaagagaaaataaaaataaataaataaataaaagaaaaaaaattaaagaaaagaaaaacaaaactaaacaaagctttaaaaaaaaagaagaagctggtTTTCTAACTACATCCACAGAGAATTCCGTCTCACATAAAAAATAACATCGTTTTGCGCGTTAATGAAACTTGCAGTTCGGGGAATTTTTAGCTAAAGTGCAAAATCTCAGGTGTTGTTTATGCAAATTGTGCTTCATTTAGCACATGCAGTGCAATTTACATAAATCAACCTGCACGGTGTTTCTGAAACTGAGCAACACTGCATGCAAAATGAATGACACCAACCCTGAATTCACACCAGACACGTCGTATAGAGTTCGGTCTCAGGCTAGAACACAACATCCTATACAGAGCCACTCACACGCTGGCTTCAGAACAACACGgtgaaactattttatcccaTTGTTAAGAAAATAAATCGTTTAATCAAACCCATATGTGCTTTGTGAACTCATTcctcctttgctgttataataacctttaCTCTTCTgcgaaggctttccactagattttttGGAGGGTCGCTATGGAGaccattagtgagatcaggtacTGCTGTAGAAAAGGTTCTGGAGTAAATTACCCTTTGTTTCCAGATATCGAACTTGTTTACgcccattaaaaacaaaataaagcgtTTTTCTAATCGCCTGTTGGACtgaagtgtgtgtaaagttaccttgagtgtgtctgtggctCTGCGAAGCTCTTTTATAACTGAAGAGAGAGCTTCGGGGTTGATGCCCTGCTCACACAGCCGCACGCAGATGGACAACGACTCCATGTCGAGTCCAGTGTTAAGGAGTCTCGAGATCTCCAGGAGaactgagaaacacacaaatgGGGACAGTTCTGAgaggaaacaacaacaaactgaGGAGGAGGAACATGGAATTGTTTTCTGTCAACTAGCATGTAAAACCCGTATCTgatattatttcatattatttctaGATGACATGATGAGTAATGTTCAACTAGAATTAAATGTTAGACAGCTAttaaactcttaatgcttcagcttcagcataccaagacattttggacaatttcctgctcccagctttgtgggaacagtttggggatgaccccttcctgttccaacatgactgcacaccagtgcacaaagcaaggtccataaagacatggatgagagagtttggtgtggaggaacttgactggcctgcacaagaatcctgacctcaacctgacagaacacctttgggatgaattagagcggagactgcaagccacgtcttctcgtccaacatcagtgcctgacctcacaaacgaGCTCCTTggggaatggtcaaaaattcccataaacacacttctaaaccttgtggtcccagaagagttgaagctgttatagctgcaaagggcgggacaactccatattacattcatgagcttgtaaggcagacgtcccaaaacttttggcaatatagtgtatatggaggAGATAAAGCGGGTAAAAAAAAGCATTGAACACGTCCCGATTTTTCTCAGTAAGTATATTTATAAAGGGGCTACTGACACGAAATTTTCACCAGACGTTGTTAACAACCCACGCAATCCatacatgcaaagaaatcaagtcatagatgtccataaattTAAGACGCCTCCTGTATGGAGAAACTAGTTGCAAGCATTGCTCAGgtccaacatctggtgaaaatttcatgtcaatagagcctttaaaaatatatttactgagaaaaaatgGTGACATGTTGTCACCTATAAGTCAGTCTATCAGCTTATGAGAATCAGTGTCTTGAACCCGGAACAATTCGATAAGACATACCTCTGTGCTAATCCACATAAGGAATAAACACAATGGAGTGTGCTCTGTGTCTGATGCAAAGCTGAGTTGCTCCAGAATTAATTTTTTCCTTATTAGCGCAAACCTCCAAGAAACAAGTTTCTGTTACCACTTACTTTATATTAGCTAAACAGTCATTTCCTCTTCCAGCCCCCCCCTTTATATGAGTTATGACAAATAAATTCTGTGGCTTGTTTAACTGACTGTTACACTGGATACTACTATGACTCccttaataatactaataaatgtttatttacagaatGTTTATAGATCtatgttttttaatgattagACATTATAATTATGTG harbors:
- the mzt1 gene encoding mitotic-spindle organizing protein 1 — encoded protein: MASAANTNMNAVRETMDVLLEISRLLNTGLDMESLSICVRLCEQGINPEALSSVIKELRRATDTLKASDNSTSQG